Proteins co-encoded in one Pseudochaenichthys georgianus chromosome 22, fPseGeo1.2, whole genome shotgun sequence genomic window:
- the LOC117468189 gene encoding uncharacterized protein — protein sequence MPSEITRKLVNNERPTGCERREVIRLIAGEILTICPMPGKKHLSEIAREMVLMYPMSFRDYIEDIVVGSGYDSLTKQLQSRVDNLKRGTTSLFLKRKATSASEGEDQPPKTMRLDTYGYINWQPQRPPPGETGETQEQFKLELKNMHITRSKDTKRIEEKMVATFYTQRSDIIKGMETPVLLRDWPYLFEMCGMMAHFKELTGMDVDKEAMSSKCRRVVSYLMSREKKSKIEDILSDMEIAKARHLDADLPGCLMLLLRHFNEDQAKMFLKVDETCLPSEVDDLPSSPCIVVCGSSPLTAGHFMVAVDQTIVNGSVPNVVDALTLMFAAYYCLNISYPTELGGTLEFLQRCLFKINPDKGTKRERNASKKQQSVNPKVLSLITNIADFEWRE from the exons ATGCCATCAGAGATAACAAGAAAGCTTGTAAACAACGAGCGACCAACAGGATGTGAGAGGCGTGAGGTGATTCGCCTGATCGCAGGGGAGATCCTAACCATCTGCCCTATGCCAGGAAAAAAACACCTAAGTGAAATTGCCAGGGAGATGGTTTTAATGTATCCAATGTCATTTCGAGACTACATTGAAGACATAGTTGTAGGTAGCGGTTATGACTCTCTAACCAAGCAGCTGCAGAGCAGAGTGGAcaatttaaaaaggggaacaacCTCCCTTTTCTTAAAAAGAAAGGCAACAAGCGCAAGTGAGGGTGAAGACCAACCTCCCAAGACAATGAGACTCGATACCTATGGGTATATTAATTGGCAGCCACAGCGACCACCACCAGGTGAAACTGGGGAGACTCAAGAACAGTTCAAATTAGAATTAAAGAACATGCACATAACGAGGAGCAAGGACACCAAAAGGATTGAGGAGAAAATGGTGGCAACATTCTACACTCAGAGAAGTGATATCATAAAGGGAATGGAAACCCCGGTTCTGCTAAGAGACTGGCCATATCTGTTTGAGATGTGCggcatgatggctcacttcaaaGAACTCACAGGTATGGATGTTGACAAAGAAGCTATGTCAAGCAAATGTAGAAGAGTTGTGTCATACCTCATGTCCCGTGAGAAGAAGAGCAAAATAGAGGACATCCTATCAGACATGGAAATAGCCAAAGCAAGGCATCTAGATGCTGATCTTCCCGGATGTCTGATGCTTCTTTTGAGGCATTTCAATGAAGACCAGGCCAAGATGTTCCTGAAAGTTGATGAAACTTGTCTGCCATCGGAAGTTGATGACCTGCCAAGCTCACCATGCATCGTTGTGTGTG GGAGTTCTCCCCTGACAGCTGGACACTTCATGGTCGCCGTCGACCAGACCATCGTCAATGGCAGTGTCCCAAATGTTGTTGACGCCCTGACACTGATGTTTGCAGCATATTACTGCCTCAACATCAGCTATCCCACAGAACTGGGAGGTACCCTGGAGTTCTTGCAGAG GTGCCTTTTCAAAATCAATCCGGACAAGGGGACTAAAAGGGAGAGGAACGCTTCAAAGAAACAGCAGTCAGTCAATCCGAAGGTGCTTTCATTGATCACCAACATCGCTGACTTTGAATGGAGAGAGTAA
- the LOC117467534 gene encoding procathepsin L-like, which yields MKLLLVAAAALAVASCASISSDDLEFHAWKVQFGRSYNSPVEEAQRREIWLNNRRLVQKHNIMADQGIKSYRLGMTKFADMENEEYRHLISKGCLGFFNTSLPQTGPAFLRLPGETDLPNSVDWRDKGYVTEVKDQMDCGSCWAFSATGSLEGQHFRKTGKLVSLSEQQLVDCSGDYGNSGCNGGLAKHAINYIEANGGIETENSYPYRAMDGECRHNPALSAATCTGYIRVNQGDEVALKDAVATMGPVSVSIDVSHASFKLYHSGLYDEPKCSSSKLGHAVLAVGYGSDNGHDYWLVKNSWGIGWGDQGYIKMSRNKHNQCGIATQATYPLV from the exons atgaagctgttgttggttgctgctgctgctctggccgTGGCCAGCTGTGCCTCCATCTCTTCAGATGACCTGGAGTTCCACGCCTGGAAAGTCCAGTTTG GAAGGTCCTACAACTCCCCGGTAGAGGAGGCTCAGCGCAGGGAAATCTGGCTCAACAACCGCAGACTGGTGCAGAAGCACAACATCATGGCTGATCAGGGCATCAAGTCCTACCGCCTTGGCATGACCAAATTCGCTGACATG GAAAATGAAGAGTACAGACACCTGATTTCCAAGGGTTGCCTCGGATTCTTCAACACTTCTCTGCCACAAACTGGTCCTGCTTTCCTCCGACTGCCTGGAGAAACCGATCTGCCCAACAGTGTTGACTGGAGGGATAAGGGATATGTGACTGAAGTCAAGGACCAGATGGATTGTGGCTCCTGCTGGGCCTTTAGTGCA ACTGGCTCGCTGGAGGGTCAGCACTTCAGGAAGACAGGGAAGCTGGTGTCTCTGAGCGAGCAGCAGCTGGTGGACTGCTCCGGTGACTATGGGAATTCTGGTTGCAATGGAGGCTTGGCGAAACACGCCATCAATTACATTGAAGCCAACGGAGGGATAGAAACAGAAAACTCCTACCCTTATCGGGCTATG GATGGTGAATGCCGTCACAACCCTGCCCTTAGCGCTGCCACATGCACAGGCTACATCCGCGTGAACCAAGGAGACGAAGTTGCATTGAAAGACGCTGTGGCCACCATGGGACCTGTGTCTGTGTCCATTGATGTTTCGCATGCATCCTTCAAGCTGTATCACTCAG GACTGTACGATGAGCCAAAATGCAGCAGCTCAAAGTTGGGCCATGCTGTACTGGCTGTGGGTTACGGCAGTGACAATGGACATGACTACTGGCTGGTGAAGAACAG CTGGGGCATCGGATGGGGAGACCAGGGTTACATCAAGATGAGCAGGAACAAACACAACCAGTGTGGCATCGCTACTCAAGCCACCTACCCCCTGGTCTGA